In Alosa sapidissima isolate fAloSap1 chromosome 4, fAloSap1.pri, whole genome shotgun sequence, the following are encoded in one genomic region:
- the cav3 gene encoding caveolin-3, with the protein MADQYNINEEKYVKDSHTKEIDLVNRDPKQINEDVVKVDFEDVIAEPDGTHSLDGVWKASYTTFTVSKYWCYRILSAIFGVPVALLWGFLFACISFCHIWAVMPCIKSYLIETQCLSRIYSLCIHTFCDPLFEAIGKICSSVRVVVRKEV; encoded by the exons ATGGCGGACCAGTACAACATCAACGAAGAGAAGTACGTGAAGGACAGTCACACCAAGGAGATAGACCTGGTCAACCGGGACCCCAAGCAGATCAATGAAGATGTGGTCAAG GTGGACTTTGAGGACGTGATCGCTGAGCCAGACGGAACTCACAGTCTGGATGGAGTGTGGAAGGCCAGCTACACCACCTTCACCGTCTCCAAGTACTGGTGCTATCGCATACTGTCGGCCATCTTTGGCGTGCCCGTGGCCCTACTCTGGGGCTTCCTGTTCGCCTGCATCTCCTTCTGCCACATCTGGGCTGTCATGCCCTGCATCAAGAGCTACCTGATCGAGACCCAGTGCCTAAGCCGGATCTACTCCCTCTGCATCCACACCTTCTGTGATCCGCTCTTCGAAGCCATAGGCAAGATCTGCAGCAGCGTGCGTGTGGTGGTCCGCAAAGAGGTGTAG
- the oxtr gene encoding oxytocin receptor isoform X1: MEDILNDHDFWSLNESWKNSSFTNATEAGNQTVNPLKRNEEVAKVEVTVLALVLFLALAGNLCVLVAIHTTKHTQSRMYYFMKHLSIADLVVAIFQVLPQLIWDITFRFYGPDILCRLVKYLQIVGMFASTYMLVLMSIDRCLAICQPLRSLHKRKDRLYVVSSWVLSLLFSIPQVCIFSLREVGPGVYDCWGDFVQPWGAKAYITWISLTIYIIPVAILSICYGLISFKIWQNFKLKTKKDQCITLTPKASKGNALARVSSVKLISKAKITTVKMTFVIVVAYIVCWTPFFFVQMWSAWDPAAPREAMPFIISMLLASLNSCCNPWIYMFFAGHLFQDLRQSLLCCSAHYLKSSQCRCERDQDSSRKSNSSTYVIKSTSSQRSITQTSTT, encoded by the exons ATGGAGGATATCTTGAATGATCATGACTTTTGGTCCTTAAACGAGTCATGGAAGAACTCTTCATTCACTAACGCGACTGAAGCAGGGAACCAAACAGTGAACCCCTTGAAGCGGAACGAAGAGGTGGCCAAGGTGGAGGTGACAGTGCTCGCTCTGGTATTATTTCTGGCCCTAGCCGGTAACCTTTGCGTTTTGGTGGCTATCCATACAACCAAACACACCCAGTCACGAATGTACTATTTCATGAAGCACCTAAGTATTGCGGATCTTGTTGTTGCAATATTTCAGGTCTTGCCTCAACTTATTTGGGACATAACTTTTCGTTTTTATGGACCAGATATTCTTTGCAGATTAGTCAAATACCTGCAAATAGTTGGCATGTTTGCATCTACCTACATGCTTGTATTGATGTCTATAGACAGGTGTTTAGCTATCTGCCAACCTTTACGGTCTTTACACAAGAGAAAGGACCGACTTTATGTAGTTTCGTCATGGGTCCTGAGCCTATTATTTAGTATTCCTCAAGTGTGCATTTTCTCCTTGAGAGAAGTTGGACCTGGAGTATATGACTGTTGGGGTGACTTTGTACAGCCCTGGGGTGCAAAGGCATACATCACATGGATTAGCCTAACCATCTATATAATACCAGTAGCTATATTGAGTATCTGCTATGGACTAATTAGCTTTAAAATATGGCAGAATTTTAAACTGAAAACGAAGAAAGACCAGTGTATCACTCTTACTCCAAAGGCATCAAAAGGCAACGCACTCGCAAGAGTGAGCAGCGTGAAGCTGATTTCAAAAGCAAAGATCACTACCGTGAAAATGACATTCGTCATTGTGGTGGCTTATATCGTTTGTTGGACGCCGTTTTTCTTCGTGCAGATGTGGTCTGCGTGGGATCCAGCGGCTCCGAGGGAGG CCATGCCCTTCATCATCTCCATGCTGCTGGCCAGCCTGAACAGCTGCTGCAACCCCTGGATCTACATGTTCTTCGCCGGCCACCTGTTCCAGGACCTGCGGCAGtcgctgctctgctgctcagcGCACTACCTGAAGTCGTCGCAGTGCCGCTGCGAGCGCGACCAGGACTCCAGTCGCAAGAGCAACTCCTCCACGTACGTCATCAAAAGCACCAGCAGCCAGCGGAGCATCACTCAGACCTCCACCACATAG
- the oxtr gene encoding oxytocin receptor isoform X2, producing MPFIISMLLASLNSCCNPWIYMFFAGHLFQDLRQSLLCCSAHYLKSSQCRCERDQDSSRKSNSSTYVIKSTSSQRSITQTSTT from the coding sequence ATGCCCTTCATCATCTCCATGCTGCTGGCCAGCCTGAACAGCTGCTGCAACCCCTGGATCTACATGTTCTTCGCCGGCCACCTGTTCCAGGACCTGCGGCAGtcgctgctctgctgctcagcGCACTACCTGAAGTCGTCGCAGTGCCGCTGCGAGCGCGACCAGGACTCCAGTCGCAAGAGCAACTCCTCCACGTACGTCATCAAAAGCACCAGCAGCCAGCGGAGCATCACTCAGACCTCCACCACATAG